A region of Trachemys scripta elegans isolate TJP31775 chromosome 24, CAS_Tse_1.0, whole genome shotgun sequence DNA encodes the following proteins:
- the NLGN2 gene encoding neuroligin-2, whose translation MLFLHGGSYMEGTGNMFDASVLAAYGNVIVVTMNYRLGVLGFLSTGDQSAKGNYGLLDQIQALRWLNENIGHFGGDPERITIFGSGAGASCVNLLILSHHSEGLFQKAIAQSGTAISSWSVNYQPLKYTRMLASKVGCDHLDTSETVDCLRRKPYRELVDQDIQPARYHIAFGPVVDGDVVPDDPEILMQQGEFLNYDILIGVNQGEGLKFVEDSMENEDGISASYFDFTISNFVDNLYGYPEGKDILRETIKFMYTDWADRDNGEMRRKTLLALFTDHQWVAPAVATAKLHAEYQSPVYFYTFYHHCQTDTRPEWADAAHGDEIPYVFGVPMIGATDLFPCNFSKNDVMLSAVVMTYWTNFAKTGDPNQPVPQDTKFIHTKPNRFEEVVWTKFNTKDKQYLHIGLKPRVRDNYRANKVAFWLELVPHLHHLHDPVYTSTTTRVPPYGTRWPPGSRAGPSTTRRPFPTLPPDEDEADDRRRYAPFPGDSRDYSTELSVTVAVGASLLFLNILAFAALYYKRDKRHELRAGVLGGRRLSPQRNAANDLVHGGQEEELMSLQIKHSEHDAHDLEALRPHEILRPACPPDYTLALRRAPDDVPLMTPNTITMIPSTITGMPALHPFNTFPTGHNNTLPHPHSTTRV comes from the exons ATGCTGTTCTTGCACggcggctcctacatggaggggacagggaacatGTTCGACGCCAGCGTCCTGGCCGCCTACGGCAACGTCATCGTCGTCACCATGAACTACCGCCTGGGGGTGCTGG GATTCCTGAGCACCGGGGACCAGTCAGCCAAGGGGAACTACGGGCTTTTAGACCAGATCCAGGCCCTGCGGTGGCTCAACGAGAACATCGGGCACTTTGGGGGGGACCCCGAACGCATCACCATCTTCGGGTCCGGCGCCGGAGCCTCCTGCGTCAACCTCCTCATCCTGTCCCACCACTCGGAAG GTCTCTTTCAAAAGGCCATCGCTCAGAGCGGCACGGCCATCTCCAGTTGGTCGGTCAACTACCAGCCCCTGAAATACACCCGCATGCTGGCCTCCAAGGTGGGCTGTGACCACCTGGACACCAGCGAGACGGTGGATTGCCTGCGCCGAAAGCCGTACCGGGAGCTGGTCGACCAGGACATCCAGCCGGCCCGCTACCACATCGCCTTCGGGCCAGTGGTGGATGGGGACGTGGTGCCGGACGACCCGGAGATCCTCATGCAGCAGGGGGAGTTTCTCAACTACGACATCCTGATCGGGGTGAACCAGGGCGAGGGGCTGAAATTCGTGGAGGACTCGATGGAGAACGAAGACGGGATTTCGGCCAGTTACTTCGACTTCACCATCTCCAACTTCGTGGACAACCTCTATGGCTACCCCGAGGGGAAAGACATCCTGCGGGAGACCATCAAGTTCATGTACACGGACTGGGCCGACCGGGACAATGGGGAGATGCGGCGGAAGACCCTGCTGGCGCTCTTCACCGACCACCAGTGGGTGGCGCCGGCCGTGGCCACGGCCAAGCTCCACGCCGAGTACCAGTCGCCCGTCTACTTCTACACCTTCTACCACCACTGCCAGACCGACACGCGTCCCGAGTGGGCCGATGCTGCCCACGGGGACGAAATCCCCTACGTCTTCGGGGTGCCCATGATCGGCGCCACCGACCTCTTCCCCTGCAACTTCTCCAAGAACGACGTCATGCTGAGCGCCGTGGTCATGACCTACTGGACCAACTTCGCCAAGACGGG ggacCCCAACCAGCCGGTGCCCCAGGACACCAAGTTCATCCACACCAAGCCCAACCGTTTCGAGGAGGTGGTGTGGACCAAGTTCAACACGAAGGACAAGCAGTACCTCCACATCGGCCTCAAACCCCGGGTACGGGACAACTACCGGGCCAACAAGGTAGCTTTCTGGCTGGAGCTGgtgccccacctccaccacctccACGACCCCGTCTACACCTCCACCACCACCCGCGTCCCGCCCTACGGCACCCGCTGGCCCCCCGGCTCCCGGGCAGGGCCCAGCACCACCCGCcggcccttccccaccctgccaccGGACGAGGACGAGGCGGATGACCGCCGGCGCTACGCCCCTTTCCCGGGGGACTCGCGGGACTACTCCACCGAGCTGAGCGTCACCGTGGCCGTGGGGGCCTCCTTGCTCTTCCTCAACATCCTGGCCTTCGCCGCCCTGTACTACAAGCGGGACAAGCGGCACGAGCTGCGGGCGGGCGTCCTCGGCGGCCGGCGCCTCAGCCCCCAACGCAACGCGGCCAATGACCTGGTGCACGGCGGCCAGGAGGAGGAGCTCATGTCCCTGCAGATCAAACACTCGGAGCACGATGCTCACGACCTGGAGGCGCTGAGACCCCACGAGATCCTGCGCCCGGCCTGCCCGCCGGACTACACCCTCGCGCTGCGCCGGGCGCCGGACGACGTGCCCCTGATGACGCCCAACACCATCACCATGATCCCCAGTACCATTACGGgcatgccagccctgcaccctttCAACACCTTCCCCACAGGGCACAacaacaccctgccccaccctcactccaccacCCGAGTAtag